Proteins found in one Syngnathus acus chromosome 9, fSynAcu1.2, whole genome shotgun sequence genomic segment:
- the si:dkey-174n20.1 gene encoding retinol dehydrogenase 14, whose protein sequence is MYLLSTVVASLAVFFLLKWMKKRRYCTDVKRLDGKTVLITGGSSGIGKETAVALAMRGARVVIACRDADRAEKAVREIKSRSRSLAVVCMELDLANLRSVRNFCMSFLQREKRLDILINNAAMPAILDWTDDGFSMCLGVNHLGHFLLTNLLLGRLKECAPSRVVTLTCSSYKYQKLDFQDLNYNLLPFFTYCRSKLANVYFSHELGRLTQGKGVTSYAVHPGFVQSEWTCHYSFLFRAVMRVLMWMFSVSCEAGAQTVVYCAVSDEAAIHGGGYFVDCRAATVRPFARDAGVAKKLWEASERLVKLA, encoded by the exons ATGTACCTTCTTTCCACGGTTGTCGCCTCTTTGGCCGTCTTTTTTCTCTTGAAATGGATGAAAAAGCGACGCTACTGCACGGACGTCAAAAGGCTGGACGGGAAAACGGTTCTTATTACGG GGGGAAGTTCGGGCATCGGCAAGGAGACAGCCGTAGCGTTGGCCATGAGAGGCGCCCGCGTGGTGATTGCCTGCCGAGATGCGGATAGGGCAGAGAAAGCGGTGCGGGAGATCAAATCCCGCAGTCGCAGCCTGGCTGTAGTTTGCATGGAGCTGGACCTGGCCAACCTGCGCTCAGTGCGCAACTTCTGCATGAGCTTCCTGCAGCGGGAGAAGAGGCTTGACATCTTGATCAATAACGCAG CCATGCCGGCCATCCTGGACTGGACAGACGACGGCTTTAGCATGTGCCTGGGCGTCAATCACCTGGGCCACTTCCTGCTCACCAATCTACTTCTGGGCCGCCTGAAGGAATGCGCCCCCAGCCGCGTGGTCACGCTCACCTGCTCCAGCTACAAGTACCAGAAGCTGGACTTCCAGGACCTCAACTACAACCTGCTGCCGTTCTTCACCTACTGCCGCAGCAAGCTGGCCAACGTCTACTTCAGCCACGAGCTGGGTCGCCTTACGCAAGGGAAGGGCGTCACCTCCTATGCAGTGCACCCCG GCTTTGTGCAGAGCGAGTGGACATGCCATTATTCGTTTTTGTTCCGAGCTGTGATGCGGGTCCTCATGTGGATGTTCTCCGTGTCCTGCGAGGCGGGCGCTCAAACCGTGGTCTACTGTGCCGTGTCAGACGAAGCGGCCATTCATGGCGGCGGATACTTTGTGGATTGCCGGGCGGCCACCGTGCGACCATTCGCCCGTGATGCCGGTGTGGCCAAGAAACTGTGGGAGGCCAGTGAGCGGCTTGTCAAACTggcatga